The following coding sequences lie in one Scatophagus argus isolate fScaArg1 chromosome 9, fScaArg1.pri, whole genome shotgun sequence genomic window:
- the tent5aa gene encoding terminal nucleotidyltransferase 5A yields MSEDDSSSTSCMSDTEGSNISVLNWEQVQRLDAILTETIPIHGRGNFPTLEMQPRQIVKVVRSRMEEKQIHVRDVRLNGSAASHILHEDSGLGFKDLDLIFCADMKGESDFQTVKDIVLDCLLDFLPECVNKEKITPLTLKEAYVQKMVKVCNDSDRWSLISLSNNRGKNVELKFVDSLRRQFEFSVDSFQIKLDSLLLFYECSENPMAETFHPTIVGESVYGDFNEALDHLRHKIICTRNPEEIRGGGLLKYCHLLVRGFRAASESEMKSLQRYMCSRFFIDFPDIGDQQRKLESYLQNHFVGLEDRKYDYLMTLHGVVNESTVCLMGHERRQTLGLIAMLAVRVLAEQNVIPNVANVTCYYQPAPYVADGNFSNYYIAQVQPVFACQQPAYSTWLPCN; encoded by the exons ATGTCAGAGGACGACAGTAGCTCCACCAGCTGTATGTCTGACACAGAAGGCAGCAACATTAGCGTCCTTAACTGGGAGCAAGTGCAGCGGTTGGACGCCATCCTGACGGAGACCATACCGATCCACGGCCGGGGGAACTTCCCCACTCTGGAGATGCAGCCGCGGCAGATCGTTAAGGTGGTGCGGAGTCggatggaggaaaaacagatcCACGTCCGGGACGTACGGTTAAATGGCTCTGCAGCGAGCCACATTCTGCATGAGGACAGCGGACTGGGCTTTAAGGACCTTGACCTCATATTTTGCGCAGATATGAAAGGTGAAAGTGATTTCCAAACAGTGAAGGACATAGTTTTGGACTGTCTCCTGGATTTTTTACCAGAATGTgtgaataaagagaaaataactcCGTTAACGTTAAAG gagGCCTATGTGCAGAAGATGGTGAAGGTGTGTAACGACTCAGACCGCTGGAGCCTTATCTCCCTTTCCAACAATCGTGGGAAGAATGTCGAGCTTAAGTTTGTGGACTCTCTTCGGCGGCAGTTTGAGTTCAGCGTGGACTCCTTCCAGATCAAACTGGACTCCCTCCTGCTGTTCTACGAGTGCTCAGAAAACCCAATGGCTGAGACCTTCCACCCTACCATCGTGGGTGAGAGTGTGTATGGGGACTTCAACGAGGCCCTTGACCACTTGCGCCACAAGATCATTTGCACCCGCAACCCAGAGGAGATCCGAGGCGGGGGTCTTCTGAAATACTGTCACCTGCTGGTGAGGGGTTTCCGGGCCGCTTCTGAGTCAGAAATGAAGTCCCTGCAGCGCTACATGTGCTCACGCTTCTTTATTGACTTCCCTGACATTGGTGACCAGCAGCGTAAGCTGGAGTCCTACCTTCAAAACCACTTTGTGGGCCTGGAGGACCGCAAGTACGATTACTTGATGACCCTCCATGGAGTGGTCAATGAGAGTACGGTGTGCCTGATGGGACACGAGAGGCGGCAGACCTTAGGGCTCATAGCCATGCTGGCAGTGCGAGTTCTAGCCGAACAGAACGTCATCCCCAATGTGGCTAATGTAACGTGTTACTACCAACCTGCTCCTTATGTGGCAGATGGCAACTTCAGTAACTACTACATAGCACAGGTACAGCCGGTGTTTGCTTGCCAGCAGCCTGCATACTCCACCTGGTTGCCCTGTAACTGA